From the Micromonospora echinofusca genome, the window GTTGGTCGGCGGCGCCGAGACCGGCATGCCGGAATACGGCGCGGCCGAGACCGGCGGACCGGAATACGGCGCGGCCGAGACCGGCGGACCCGGGTAAGGGTGGCCGGAGACGGGTGACGCCGAGACCGGCATGCCGGAGACCGGCGGGCTGGACACCGGCGGCGCGGAGTAGGGCACCGGCGGGGTCGACACCGGCGGGCCCGCGTAGGGCACGGGCGGCGCGGAGACCGGCGGGACGGAGTACGGCCGGGCCTCGGGGGTGCTGGGCAGCTGCCGCGGGACGGCCTGCTGCTGACCCGTGGCGTCCTGGTCGTCGGCCGACCGCCGCTGCGGCAGCGGGTCGATCGACTGGCCGTTCGAGGTGCGCGGCTGGAATGCCTCGCCGCCGTTGAAGCCGCTGGCGCCGGTCAGGTCGGACCAGGCCGGCATCGACCGCGCCGCGCCGGCCGAGGCGGGCGTGCCGGCCCCGTTGCGCGGCGCCGGGTCGAACGGCCGGCCACCCAGGGTGACCTGGTTGCCGGACTCGCCGGGGCGCTGCGTGGGCATCGGGTTGGCGGGGCCGTTGCCGAGGGCCGGCAGGGCGCCGAAGGCCGGGGCCGGGCCGGACGAGCGCGGGCCGGGCGGCGGCAGCGCGGGCGACGACTGCGGGCGGCCGGAGAGCGCCCGGGGCACGAGCACCGAGGTCGGCATGACCACCTCGGCGACGGTCCCGCGGTCGGTGCCCGGACGCAGCTCGACCTTGACGCCGTGCCGGGACGCCAGCCGGGCGACCACGACCAGGCCCATCATCCGCGAGACGGCCACGTCCACCTGCGGCGGCGTGGCGAGCCGCTCGTTGAGGTCGTGCAGCTGCTCGGGGCTGATCCCGATGCCCCGGTCCTCCACGTAGAGCGACGCGCGGTCGCCGACGCGCCGGGCCTCCACCATGACGTGCGAGTCCGGCGGCGAGAAGGCGGTGGCGTTGTCGAACAGCTCGGCGACCAGGTGGACCAGGTCGTTGACGGCGTGCGCCGCCACCTCGATGTCCCGGTCGATCACCCCGAACTCGATGCGGGTGTAGTGCTCGACCTCGGACTGGGCGGCCCGGAGCACGTCGATCAGGGCGGCCGGCTCCCGCTGCACGCGGGTGGAGTCGGCGCCGGCGAGCACCAGCAGGTTTTCGTCGTTGCGGCGCATCCGGGTCGCCAGGTGGTCGAGCTGGAACAGCTCGGCCAGCCGGTCCGGGTCCTCCTCGCCGCGCTCCAGCCGGTCGAGGTGACCGATCAGGCGGTCGACCAGGATCTGCGAGCGGCGGGCCAGGTTGACGAACATCGTCGCGACGGACGCGCGCAGCGCGGCCTGCTCGGCGGCGGTGCGGACGGCCTCCAGGTGGACCGCGTTGAACGCCTCGGTCACCTGGCCGAACTCGTCCTTGCTGCGTACCGGCAGCGGTTCGGCGATCTGGTTGGCGAGCTGCACCGGGGAGAGCTGGCCGGTCACCTTGGGGTCGCGCAGCCGGGCCACGGCCTGGGGCAGGCCGTACTGGGCGATGGAGAGCGCGCCCTGACGCAGGTCGCGCAGGGAGCGGGCCATCGAGCGGGCGACCAGGTAGGCGAAGAGGATCGCCAGGAGCAGCATGCTGAGCAGCAGGCCGGTCTCCAGGAACACCTGACGCTGCACGTCCGAGCGCAGCTCCTCGGCGCCCGCGACGACCTCGCGGTCGATCTTCGACTCGACCGTACGGATCAGCTTGGCGTTGGCCACCATCGCCGCGTCCCACTGGTCCGCGTCGAACGGCGCGCCGGTCAGGCTGTCGGCGGTGGTGATGCCGTTGAGCCAACTGTTGTAGGTGTTCGCCTCGCGCAGGTCGGGGCCGGCGACCACCTGGGCGTAGTACTCCTGCTCCGGCTGGCTCGCCACCACCTGGAAGCTCTGCAACCACTGGCTGGAGCCGGTGCTGGTGGCGATGTACTCGTTGCGCAGGTTGGGGGTGAGTCGCTGCTGGATGAAGGCCCGGTGCACCACGTCCCGGCGGCGCGACAGGAACTCCTTGTTGCGGGCGGTGGCGGTCGACGCGCGCATCTGGTCGCTGAGCTCGTTGTCGCCGGCGAGCTGGGTGGCCGAGTCGCGGATGCTGATCAGGTCGTCGATCAGGCCGTCGTACGCCTGCATGGCCGGGACGAGCCCGAGCTTGCCGTTGAAGACCTGGCTGCGGGTGCCGGGCAGGTCGGTCAGCGTCTGGTCGATCTCGCCCAGCAGGGTGTCGAGGTTGGCCGGGAGGTCCTCGACCTCGGCGCGCTGCTGCGAGTACGGCCCCTTGGCCTTGTCGACGCGGGCGTTGGCCTGCTCGTACGCCTGCTTGTAGCGGGCGTTGTCCTGACCGCGGGGCACGCCCAGCAGGCGCAGCGCGTTGGTGCGCTCGTCCTGGAGGGTGTCCACCAGGTCACCCGAGTAGCCGACGAGGTTGGCCAGGTCACCGGCCCGGTTGGCGTTGTTGAGGGTCTCCAGGTGGTCGACGAGGCCGCTGGTGCCCACGACCACCGTGGCGATGGTCGGCACGATCATGATGAGACCGAGCTTGGACCAGATCGGCATGTCGCGGAGCCGACCGGTCGGCCGGCGCAGACGCGACAGGAAGGAGCCCGCCGCCTTTGGCCGTTTGCTCACGTCACCGCCCTCGCGAAATTCTGGAACTGCGTTGCCCCTGGACAACGCCCAGCGGCCGACCCCACGGGCCGGACCATTCGAGATTCCATCACGCCACCTGCGAAAGAGAAAGCCCAGGTTGGCCGCAGCGGGAGGTGTGATGAGATGTTGATGCAATTTGATAGCAATCCGTCTGGCCGGAGTAACTGAAGGTAATGAAGCACCCCCATCGCGTTGTCCTGCTCGCCGGGCCTTCCGGGTCCGGAAAGTCGTACATAGCGCAGCGAACCGGCCTTCCGGTGCTCTGCCTGGACGACTTCTACAAGAACGGCGACGACCCTACGTTGCCGCGCCGAAACGGCCTGGTGGATTGGGAGTCGCCCCGCTCCTGGGACGCCGCGGCGGCCGTGGAGACGATTGCCCGGTTGGCCAGGGAGGGCAGGGCCGATGTGCCGGTCTACGCGA encodes:
- a CDS encoding sensor histidine kinase yields the protein MSKRPKAAGSFLSRLRRPTGRLRDMPIWSKLGLIMIVPTIATVVVGTSGLVDHLETLNNANRAGDLANLVGYSGDLVDTLQDERTNALRLLGVPRGQDNARYKQAYEQANARVDKAKGPYSQQRAEVEDLPANLDTLLGEIDQTLTDLPGTRSQVFNGKLGLVPAMQAYDGLIDDLISIRDSATQLAGDNELSDQMRASTATARNKEFLSRRRDVVHRAFIQQRLTPNLRNEYIATSTGSSQWLQSFQVVASQPEQEYYAQVVAGPDLREANTYNSWLNGITTADSLTGAPFDADQWDAAMVANAKLIRTVESKIDREVVAGAEELRSDVQRQVFLETGLLLSMLLLAILFAYLVARSMARSLRDLRQGALSIAQYGLPQAVARLRDPKVTGQLSPVQLANQIAEPLPVRSKDEFGQVTEAFNAVHLEAVRTAAEQAALRASVATMFVNLARRSQILVDRLIGHLDRLERGEEDPDRLAELFQLDHLATRMRRNDENLLVLAGADSTRVQREPAALIDVLRAAQSEVEHYTRIEFGVIDRDIEVAAHAVNDLVHLVAELFDNATAFSPPDSHVMVEARRVGDRASLYVEDRGIGISPEQLHDLNERLATPPQVDVAVSRMMGLVVVARLASRHGVKVELRPGTDRGTVAEVVMPTSVLVPRALSGRPQSSPALPPPGPRSSGPAPAFGALPALGNGPANPMPTQRPGESGNQVTLGGRPFDPAPRNGAGTPASAGAARSMPAWSDLTGASGFNGGEAFQPRTSNGQSIDPLPQRRSADDQDATGQQQAVPRQLPSTPEARPYSVPPVSAPPVPYAGPPVSTPPVPYSAPPVSSPPVSGMPVSASPVSGHPYPGPPVSAAPYSGPPVSAAPYSGMPVSAPPTNPLPQRQGPAAPGPATPAPPAWPPVAGGDRDAATPPVPERLAAALDMTTELPRVPRSGAPAPAAPAPPTPAAPQTRPATPPAQNRQRYADETMELPIFRELESAWFRTRRPGPEEAATAAANTPTDSGSTQQFARVDAGGRAVQPTPPGTTGNAPMADTPAAGGAPRENGSTANGGARPAFADSFGHRRSAQQQTGGWQTAADDGWRAATAATEVPVAATTSTGLPKRTPMAQLVPGAVEKPTTSVQRRTPEGVRGLLSAYHRGVQRGRTNPSDNPTSPEATPGGQQSSQSGSGPVAGSGQKEQER